In one Molothrus aeneus isolate 106 chromosome 8, BPBGC_Maene_1.0, whole genome shotgun sequence genomic region, the following are encoded:
- the CH25H gene encoding cholesterol 25-hydroxylase: MNCSLPHRVLLSSPMEGQQDRLCLQPLWDFVTAKEPLIKSPFFPVLFSFTAYMAFCLPYVALDFLSIRLPDLRKYKIQPQTYPSLGMMVPCIIQSVYHHVVLIFPVTFLHWYWRPMDLPVVAPELPEVLLQVAVCLLLFDFEYFLWHLLHHRVPWLYKTFHKVHHKHVSTFALTTQYSSVWELLSLGFFAAINPLLLGCHPLTEMIFFLVNIGLSVEDHSGYDLPWSTHRLVPFGLYGGAPHHDLHHLKFRSNYAPYFTHWDKLFGTFTESHSN, from the coding sequence ATGAACTGCAGCCTGCCACACCGagtgctgctcagctctccgatggaggggcagcaggacaggttgtgcctgcagcctctctgggaCTTCGTCACCGCAAAGGAGCCGTTGATCAAGTCACCATTTTTTccagtgctgttttcttttacaGCATACATGGCTTTCTGTCTTCCATATGTTGCACTGGACTTTTTAAGCATTAGACTGCCAGACTtgagaaaatacaaaatccaGCCACAGACCTATCCAAGTCTTGGAATGATGGTGCCTTGCATTATTCAAAGTGTGTATCACCATGTTGTTTTGATCTTCCCGGTGACATTTCTGCACTGGTACTGGAGACCCATGGATCTACCAGTGGtagctccagagctgcctgaagtCCTGCTGCAAGTAGCAGtttgtctgctgctgtttgaTTTCGAGTACTTCCTGTGGCATTTGCTTCATCACAGGGTGCCTTGGCTCTACAAGACCTTCCACAAGGTGCATCACAAGCACGTGTCGACGTTTGCACTTACTACTCAGTATTCCAGCGTGTGGGAGTTGCTGTCACTGGGATTTTTTGCTGCTATAAACCCACTGCTCCTGGGATGCCATCCTTTGACAGAAATGATTTTCTTCCTTGTAAACATTGGTTTGTCAGTGGAGGACCATTCTGGATATGACCTCCCATGGTCAACTCACCGACTTGTGCCTTTTGGATTGTATGGAGGAGCACCACATCATGATCTCCACCATCTGAAATTCAGATCAAACTATGCTCCTTACTTCACACACTGGGACAAACTCTTTGGGACATTCACGGAGTCACATTCTAATTAA
- the LIPA gene encoding lysosomal acid lipase/cholesteryl ester hydrolase, giving the protein MRGLLLAAFLLQSIGGSGAFAAGRRNVDPETNMNISEIITFRGYPSEEYEVTTEDGYILSINRIPYGRKGHEGSKGPRPAVFLQHGLLADASNWITNLDYNSLGFMLADAGYDVWLGNSRGNTWSRKHTHFTVKQEEFWVFSFDEMAKYDIPASVDFILKKTGQEQVFYIGHSQGTTMAFVAFSTLPQLAKKIKMFFALAPVATVKFATSPLVKFGLFPDVLLKDMFGKKQFLPQNFLLKWLATHVCTHRILDDLCGNLFFLLCGFNERNLNMSRVDVYSTHCPAGTSVQNMIHWSQAVRTGELKAYDWGSKAANMAHYNQSTPPFYKIKEMTVPTAVWTGGQDWLADPKDVAMLLTQISNLVYHKNIPEWEHLDFIWGLDAPYRMYNEIINMIRKLSLD; this is encoded by the exons ATGCGGGGCCTGCTGCTCgctgctttcctgctgcagagcatcGGCGGCTCGGGCGCGTTCGCCGCAGGGAGGAGGAATGTGGACCCCGAAACGAACATGAACATC aGTGAAATTATTACCTTCAGAGGATACCCTAGTGAGGAATATGAAGTGACAACAGAAGATGGATATATTCTTTCCATTAACAGAATACCTTATGGAAGAAAAGGCCATGAAGGAAGCAAAG GTCCAAGGCCTGCTGTGTTTCTGCAGCATGGTTTGCTTGCAGATGCCAGCAACTGGATCACAAACTTGGATTACAACAGCCTTGGCTTTATGCTGGCAGATGCTGGCTATGATGTGTGGCTGGGAAACAGCAGAGGGAACACCTGGTCCAGGAAGCACACACACTTCACAGTGAAGCAGGAAGAATTCTGGGTTTTCAG CTTTGATGAAATGGCTAAATACGACATTCCAGCCTCAGTGGactttattttgaagaaaactGGCCAGGAACAAGTATTTTACATTGGCCATTCACAGGGCACCACAATGG cttttgttgctttttcaaCTTTGCCACAGCTGGCtaagaaaatcaaaatgttcTTTGCCTTGGCACCAGTAGCTACTGTCAAGTTTGCCACTAGCCCTCTGGTAAAATTTGGATTGTTTCCTGATGTGCTGCTCAAG gACATGTTTGGAAAGAAACAATTCCTCCCTCAGAATTTCTTGCTGAAGTGGCTTGCTACCCATGTTTGCACCCACAGAATACTCGATGACCTTTGTGGCAACCTATTCTTTCTTCTATGTGGTTTTAATGAAAGAAACTTGAATATG AGCCGAGTGGATGTGTATTCAACACACTGCCCTGCAGGAACATCTGTACAAAACATGATCCACTGGAGCCAG gCTGTGAGGACTGGGGAACTCAAAGCTTATGACTGGGGAAGCAAAGCTGCAAACATGGCTCACTATAACCAG TCTACTCCCCCTTTCTACAAAATAAAAGAGATGACTGTACCAACTGCAGTGTGGACTGGTGGACAGGACTGGCTGGCAGACCCAAAGGATGTTGCTATGCTGCTCACTCAGATCTCCAATTTGGTTTACCACAAAAACATTCCAGAGTGGGAACATTTGGATTTCATCTGGGGCCTTGATGCACCTTACCGCATGtataatgaaattattaacaTGATTAGGAAGTTATCTCTAGACTGA